The following are from one region of the Gryllotalpicola protaetiae genome:
- a CDS encoding sigma-70 family RNA polymerase sigma factor, which translates to MNGNTATNVATLEARRRRSEETTAAFDRVGACTPEERTQIENRIVVAHIPLAESIARRYRRGDEDYGDLRQVALLGLVKAARHYDPERGTPFVPYAVPTIDGELKRHIRDHGWLVRPGRRMQELCSALMRARPRLAQTLGREASDLELAEELHVTEQDVRAARACLDAQSPVTVASAGDDEDTPSMIPSYVDPDFDRAELRAMLQQALAHLNEREALILERRFGEEKTQAEIGEELGVSQMQVSRLLAKILDRLRHELAGTFPHGLRDAA; encoded by the coding sequence ATGAACGGCAACACCGCAACCAACGTCGCAACGCTCGAGGCCCGACGCCGTCGCAGCGAGGAGACGACGGCGGCCTTCGACAGGGTCGGCGCCTGCACGCCGGAAGAGCGCACGCAGATCGAGAACCGGATCGTCGTCGCACACATCCCGCTCGCGGAATCCATAGCCCGCCGCTACCGGCGCGGCGACGAGGACTACGGCGACCTGCGCCAGGTGGCGCTGCTCGGGCTCGTCAAGGCCGCCCGCCATTACGACCCCGAGCGGGGCACGCCCTTCGTTCCGTACGCCGTGCCAACGATCGACGGCGAGCTGAAGCGGCACATCCGCGACCACGGCTGGCTCGTGCGGCCCGGCCGCCGCATGCAGGAGCTCTGCTCGGCGCTGATGCGCGCCAGGCCCCGCCTCGCGCAGACGCTGGGGCGTGAGGCATCCGATCTCGAACTGGCCGAGGAATTGCACGTGACCGAACAGGATGTCCGTGCCGCCCGCGCCTGCCTCGACGCGCAGTCGCCCGTCACCGTGGCGTCCGCCGGCGACGACGAGGACACGCCGTCGATGATCCCGTCGTACGTCGACCCCGACTTCGACCGCGCAGAGCTGCGCGCGATGCTGCAGCAGGCGCTCGCGCACCTGAACGAGCGCGAGGCGCTCATCCTCGAGCGCCGCTTCGGCGAGGAGAAGACGCAGGCCGAGATCGGCGAGGAGCTCGGCGTGAGCCAGATGCAGGTCTCGCGACTGCTCGCCAAGATCCTCGACAGGCTGCGGCACGAGCTCGCCGGGACCTTCCCGCACGGCCTCAGGGATGCCGCCTGA
- a CDS encoding aldehyde dehydrogenase family protein: MAALVFPDFARHGDAEEELTISDPRTGDVVGTVRCTGDGELRQTVDTSRIAQALWEQAPAESRGRLLREASDLIAAHAGELARLTARETGQSEADARSCALAGVDALRRFAELGAVHGGRSLAGVSTASDYTRFEPRGVAVVLTPWNDPVAVACGLIGAAVVTGNTVIHKPSERAPHTGLRLGRLLSDVLPPDVVQTVVGGPGVGSRLVGDPLIDVVVHVGSSASGQAVSRLAAVTGAHVVRANGGNDALIVDAGLDPRWCAREAAQGAFASSGQLGTAVERIYVHRDIAEPFIAELAAAAAQLNETGELAPLVDERMCAHVDEQVQDAVANGARAIVGGAPSPGPGCGYPATVLVGCTPTMAVMREETFGPVAPVQVVDDFDEALIAAGNDRYGLSATVLTSQIAHAELAIAELQVGSVKINNVFGGAPGASSQPRRDSGLGFGYGPELLNELSVAKLVHLAAPGGRASA, translated from the coding sequence ATGGCGGCACTGGTATTCCCCGACTTCGCGCGCCACGGCGACGCGGAGGAAGAACTGACCATCAGCGACCCGCGCACGGGCGACGTCGTCGGCACCGTGCGCTGCACGGGCGACGGCGAGCTGCGGCAGACCGTCGACACGTCGCGCATCGCCCAGGCGCTCTGGGAGCAGGCGCCCGCAGAATCACGCGGGCGCCTGCTGCGTGAGGCATCCGACCTCATCGCGGCGCACGCAGGCGAGCTCGCGCGGCTCACGGCGCGCGAGACGGGACAGAGCGAGGCGGATGCCCGGTCGTGCGCTCTCGCGGGCGTCGACGCGCTGCGCCGCTTCGCCGAGCTGGGTGCGGTGCACGGTGGCCGCAGCCTCGCCGGCGTCAGCACCGCGAGCGACTACACCCGGTTCGAGCCCCGCGGCGTCGCCGTCGTGCTGACGCCGTGGAACGACCCGGTCGCGGTCGCCTGCGGCCTGATCGGCGCGGCCGTGGTGACCGGGAACACGGTCATCCACAAGCCCAGCGAGCGCGCCCCGCACACCGGACTGCGACTCGGCCGGCTGCTTTCCGACGTGCTGCCGCCCGACGTGGTGCAGACCGTCGTGGGAGGGCCCGGCGTCGGGTCGCGCCTCGTCGGCGACCCGCTCATCGACGTCGTCGTGCATGTCGGGTCGTCGGCCTCGGGTCAGGCGGTGTCGCGGCTCGCGGCAGTCACCGGCGCCCATGTCGTGCGCGCGAACGGCGGCAACGACGCCCTCATCGTCGATGCGGGCCTCGACCCGCGCTGGTGCGCGCGCGAAGCGGCGCAGGGCGCGTTCGCGAGCAGCGGCCAGCTCGGCACCGCGGTCGAGCGCATCTACGTGCACCGCGACATCGCCGAGCCGTTCATCGCGGAACTCGCCGCGGCCGCGGCCCAGCTCAATGAGACCGGCGAGCTCGCACCACTCGTCGACGAGCGCATGTGCGCCCACGTCGACGAGCAGGTGCAGGATGCCGTCGCGAACGGCGCCCGCGCGATCGTCGGCGGCGCGCCGAGCCCCGGGCCCGGCTGCGGCTACCCGGCGACCGTGCTCGTCGGCTGCACGCCGACGATGGCCGTCATGCGCGAGGAGACCTTCGGGCCCGTCGCACCCGTGCAGGTCGTCGACGACTTCGACGAGGCGCTGATCGCGGCCGGCAATGACCGCTACGGCCTCTCGGCGACGGTGCTGACCAGCCAGATCGCGCACGCCGAACTCGCCATCGCCGAGCTGCAGGTCGGCAGCGTGAAGATCAACAACGTGTTCGGCGGGGCGCCGGGGGCCTCGTCGCAGCCGCGGCGGGACAGCGGGCTCGGCTTCGGCTACGGCCCCGAGCTGCTGAACGAGCTGAGCGTCGCGAAGCTCGTGCATCTGGCTGCGCCGGGCGGGCGGGCTTCGGCCTAG
- a CDS encoding ChaB family protein codes for MPGSKDLPSTLERSPKHAQEIWVKAHDSAIEEYGRGRRAQQTAYAALKHQYEKVGDHWVEKGHKGPSDAGAKRRGRPTAGGVDANASKSHLMDVARQLDVKGRSRMTKPQLVKAIQSANDKATRKARN; via the coding sequence ATGCCTGGAAGCAAGGATCTGCCCAGCACGCTGGAGCGCTCGCCGAAGCACGCGCAGGAGATCTGGGTGAAGGCGCACGACTCGGCCATCGAGGAGTACGGCCGCGGCCGCCGCGCGCAGCAGACCGCGTACGCCGCGCTCAAGCACCAGTACGAGAAGGTCGGCGACCACTGGGTCGAGAAGGGGCACAAGGGCCCGTCCGATGCCGGCGCGAAGCGTCGCGGCCGCCCCACAGCAGGCGGGGTCGACGCGAACGCCTCCAAGTCGCACCTGATGGACGTCGCTCGGCAGCTCGACGTCAAGGGCCGCTCGAGAATGACCAAGCCGCAGCTGGTCAAGGCGATTCAGAGCGCGAACGACAAGGCCACGCGGAAGGCGCGCAACTGA
- a CDS encoding alpha-amylase family glycosyl hydrolase: protein MGTAHWPPQGLVYGVDPSRFQDSTGDGIGDLAGVTGRLDHVAALGADWLWLLPIYPSLRRDNGYDIDDHEHIDPRFGTAGDFAALVEGCHRRGIRLMLDLVIHHTSERHRWFQAARRDRKSRAGDYYIWADEPIDSPDDRPVFPGEEDSVWTFDDEAEAWYHHQFYGFQPDLNVANEDVFEEIVRIATSWLRRGVDGFRIDAAMPAVQPKPTEGTGVDPGRFYDRLRSRLAEVRDDVVLVAEADAAPAELAVLVDHHRIDAVLDFTLNNSIFLGLARGQAAPLHAALEGLDRSVPASARLNFVRNVDELDLDQLADDERDEVLEEFGGSRAALLYGRGLRRGWAPMMGDARRFRMTLSMLLALPGVPLMMYGQELGIGDDLSVEGRDACRPVMQWSAARGGGFTRADNAPLILPAQRDGPFDFHHVNARAQATEPDSPLALTRRLTALRGELGLAARPVRRHVLPGAPSVLALSAGGFLTLHNLGREPAEVFEAYGAKPLLAERWNGHRLGPYGFAWLGR from the coding sequence ATGGGTACCGCACACTGGCCCCCGCAGGGACTCGTCTACGGCGTCGACCCTTCGCGCTTCCAGGATTCGACCGGTGACGGCATCGGCGATCTCGCCGGCGTCACCGGGCGCCTCGACCATGTGGCGGCGCTCGGCGCCGACTGGCTGTGGCTGCTGCCGATCTATCCGAGTCTCAGGCGCGACAACGGGTACGACATCGACGACCACGAGCACATCGACCCCCGCTTCGGGACCGCGGGCGATTTCGCGGCGCTGGTGGAGGGATGCCACAGGCGAGGCATCCGGCTCATGCTCGATCTCGTCATTCACCACACGTCAGAGCGGCACCGTTGGTTCCAGGCCGCGCGGCGCGACCGGAAGTCGCGGGCAGGCGACTACTACATCTGGGCAGACGAGCCGATCGACTCCCCCGACGACCGCCCCGTCTTCCCCGGCGAAGAGGACAGCGTCTGGACCTTCGACGACGAGGCGGAGGCCTGGTACCACCACCAGTTCTACGGCTTCCAACCCGACCTCAACGTCGCCAACGAGGACGTCTTCGAAGAGATCGTGCGCATCGCGACGAGTTGGCTGAGGCGCGGGGTCGACGGCTTCCGCATCGACGCGGCGATGCCCGCCGTGCAGCCGAAGCCCACCGAGGGAACCGGCGTCGACCCTGGGCGTTTCTACGACCGGCTGCGATCGCGGCTCGCCGAGGTGCGCGACGACGTCGTGCTGGTCGCAGAGGCCGACGCGGCGCCCGCCGAGCTCGCGGTGCTCGTCGACCACCACCGCATCGACGCCGTTCTCGACTTCACGCTGAACAACTCGATCTTCCTCGGGCTCGCCCGCGGGCAGGCGGCGCCGCTGCATGCGGCGCTCGAGGGGCTGGATCGCTCGGTGCCGGCATCCGCTCGCCTGAATTTCGTCCGCAACGTCGACGAACTCGATCTCGACCAGCTCGCCGACGACGAGCGCGACGAGGTGCTCGAGGAGTTCGGCGGCAGCCGCGCCGCGCTGCTCTACGGCCGCGGGCTGCGCCGCGGCTGGGCGCCGATGATGGGCGACGCGCGCCGCTTCCGCATGACGCTCAGCATGCTGCTCGCGCTGCCGGGGGTGCCGCTCATGATGTACGGGCAGGAGCTCGGCATCGGCGACGACCTGTCGGTCGAGGGGCGCGACGCATGCCGGCCCGTCATGCAGTGGTCGGCCGCGCGCGGCGGCGGGTTCACCCGCGCCGATAACGCTCCGCTGATCCTGCCGGCGCAACGGGACGGGCCGTTCGACTTCCATCACGTGAACGCCCGAGCGCAGGCGACTGAGCCGGATTCGCCGCTCGCGCTCACCAGGCGGCTCACCGCCTTGCGCGGCGAGTTGGGCCTCGCGGCCCGGCCGGTGCGGCGGCATGTGCTGCCCGGCGCGCCGTCGGTGCTGGCTTTGAGTGCGGGCGGATTCCTGACCCTGCACAACCTCGGTCGGGAGCC
- a CDS encoding glucose 1-dehydrogenase: protein MTWTQNTFDNPVTRYPKVEPPADMVSEPGRDSELDPPADHGEETYVGSGRLEGRKALVTGGDSGIGAAVAIAFAREGADVAIVYLPAEQVDANHVAEQIEKAGRKAVLIPGDLTDRAFCGVAVEHALDALGGLDIVVNNAGKQIFCEDLTQLPDEQFELTMRTNIHAMFYLTKAALPHLPAGAAIINTTSVQAYLPGPQLVDYATTKAAINAFTKALAGQLAPRGIRVNAVAPGPIWTPLQPSKGQPPEKLPKFGEQTPLGRAGQPAELAPAYVFLASPESSYVVGETLAVTGGMPTP, encoded by the coding sequence ATGACTTGGACGCAGAACACCTTCGACAACCCCGTCACGCGCTACCCGAAGGTCGAGCCGCCGGCCGACATGGTGTCGGAGCCCGGGCGTGACAGCGAACTCGACCCACCTGCCGACCACGGCGAGGAGACATACGTCGGCAGTGGGCGGCTCGAGGGACGGAAAGCGCTCGTGACCGGGGGAGATTCGGGGATCGGGGCGGCCGTCGCTATCGCGTTCGCGCGCGAGGGCGCCGACGTCGCGATCGTCTACCTGCCTGCGGAGCAGGTCGACGCGAACCATGTGGCCGAGCAGATCGAGAAGGCGGGGCGGAAGGCCGTGCTGATTCCGGGCGACCTCACCGATCGCGCGTTCTGCGGCGTCGCCGTCGAGCATGCGCTCGACGCGCTCGGAGGGCTTGACATCGTCGTGAACAACGCCGGGAAGCAGATCTTCTGCGAGGACCTGACCCAGCTGCCCGATGAGCAGTTCGAGCTCACGATGCGCACGAACATCCACGCGATGTTCTATCTGACGAAGGCCGCGTTGCCGCATCTGCCCGCCGGCGCGGCGATCATCAACACGACCTCGGTGCAGGCGTACCTGCCCGGGCCTCAGCTCGTCGACTACGCCACCACGAAGGCGGCGATCAACGCGTTCACGAAGGCGCTTGCGGGGCAGCTGGCGCCGCGCGGCATCCGCGTCAATGCCGTCGCCCCCGGTCCGATCTGGACGCCGTTGCAGCCGAGCAAGGGCCAGCCGCCGGAGAAGCTGCCGAAGTTCGGCGAGCAGACGCCGCTCGGCCGCGCGGGCCAGCCGGCCGAGCTCGCGCCGGCCTACGTCTTCCTCGCCTCGCCCGAGTCGAGCTACGTGGTCGGCGAGACCCTCGCGGTCACGGGCGGCATGCCGACCCCCTAA
- a CDS encoding GAF and ANTAR domain-containing protein, translating into MGNPDYFADLADELYALGDATRIADGIAQTGREAVGCDAAAVSLVAAGRRIQPAAGTSREAYRAEQLQGSLGEGPGRVAAEDREVVVADDLAADGRWPMWAGDVSELGFRSSLTVPLHERGRVFAVLQLYSERPAAFGAEQNAIATLLARRSSVALAAVRRTDHLKQAVDARTVIGQAEGILMERYGLDADTAFSVLRRYSQQGNVKLHDVAERVVRERELPGLGALAS; encoded by the coding sequence GTGGGCAATCCTGATTATTTCGCCGATCTGGCCGACGAGCTCTACGCGCTCGGTGACGCCACCCGCATCGCCGACGGCATCGCCCAGACGGGCCGCGAGGCGGTCGGCTGCGACGCCGCGGCGGTGAGCCTCGTGGCGGCGGGACGGCGCATCCAGCCGGCCGCAGGCACCTCGCGCGAGGCCTATCGGGCCGAACAGCTGCAGGGCTCACTCGGCGAGGGGCCCGGCCGCGTCGCAGCCGAGGACCGCGAGGTCGTGGTCGCCGACGACCTGGCCGCCGACGGGCGCTGGCCGATGTGGGCGGGCGACGTCAGCGAGCTCGGCTTCCGCAGCAGCCTGACGGTGCCGCTGCACGAGCGGGGGCGCGTGTTCGCGGTGCTGCAGCTGTACTCGGAGCGGCCGGCGGCGTTCGGCGCCGAGCAGAACGCGATCGCCACGCTGCTCGCGAGGCGCTCGTCGGTCGCGCTCGCCGCGGTGCGCCGCACCGACCACCTCAAGCAGGCCGTCGACGCGCGCACGGTGATCGGGCAGGCCGAGGGCATCCTGATGGAGCGCTACGGCCTCGATGCCGACACCGCCTTCTCGGTGCTGCGCCGCTACTCGCAGCAGGGCAACGTGAAGCTGCATGACGTCGCCGAGCGCGTGGTGCGCGAGCGCGAACTGCCGGGGCTCGGCGCGCTGGCCTCCTGA